DNA from Candidatus Woesearchaeota archaeon:
CATAACCCCTGAAGTGGTCAACTTCCTGCAGGAACTCAAGGCAAAGGTCTCTGCCCACAAAAAAAGCCCGCTGGAGTTTGCGCGAAAGGACCGGTTTGTCATCTGCTCGGATACCTACCAGACCCAGGTCATTTCTGCGCCCCAGCTTAAAAAGGACCTTCAAAGAACTAAGCTCTTTCTGCAATTAGTGCAGTCAATCATTGCCCGAGAAGCAAAAAAATAAATAGTACGACCTATATATAGGTGAGGAGAAGGAGTATATGGAAGAATCACTATCAAATGCCCGGGAAGAGCTTAAGCGTGTTGACCACCTTATCTACGTCAGCTTAAAGTACACGCGGACCTGTGATATTTTCAAGAGCATTATCCAACGGCTGATTGATTCGCTGGACAACACCCTACTTGCTATTCTCAAGAAGTTCGAGGATGAAAAGAAGATTTATGAGATTCCCAGCCAGCCGGGAGTGCGGTGCAGCACCATCCGGGAACATATGACGGATGAGAAGGTTAACGAGCTTATTGAGTTCTATTTGCTGCTGCGCCAGATTAACCGCGCTGAATTTACCCGCTTCCGGGAATTCCGACGCCATGTGACCATGACGGTCAATCTTGCCGGCGAGGAGCTTGAAATAACAATTGATAGAATCACGGAATATTACAAAAGAACAAGAGAATATATTGAGCACGTTGATAAAACACTACACCCTGAAAAAGTAAGTTGAAACGATAGAAGAGAAAATGATAGAAGAGAGAAAGAGAGCAGAAGAAGAGAGACAACGACTATGAAAACGCGATTTATTCTTGTGGCTTCAGGCAAAGGAGGAGTTGGAAAAACAACCGCATCGCTGAACATCGCCTGCGCCTTGGCACAGTTTGGTAGAGATGTTGTTGTCGTCGATGCCAATATGAGCACGCCCCACATCGGCATTATGCTCGGCTCGCCGCTGTTGGAAAACACGCTCAACAAGGCACTGCGCGGCAGCCGCTCGGTGCGCGATTGTGCGTATGTTCACCCATCGGGCATCAGGATTGTGCCATCCAGCATTGCACTCGGTGAGTATGCGCCAGAACACACCAAACAGCTGCGCAGTGTGCTGGCAGAGCTTGCCGGCACGGCTGAATTTGTGCTCATTGATGCAAGCGCCGGACTTGGCCCGGAATTTCGCGACGCAGTCCGCGCATCAGACGAGATACTTGTGGTGACCAGCCCGGACCTTCCGGCCGTGTCTGACGCGCTGAAACTCATTGCTGGTGCAGGAGAGCAAGGCATGCCTATTCTCGGTGTCGTGGTCAATAGGGTTGGATTGTCTGAAACACTCACGCTGGACAACATCCGCGACCTGATTAGCGAACCTATCATTGGCTGGGTGCCGGAAGACCGCGCCGTGCGTTCATCGCTTCTTATCAAACAACCGGTTGTGTTCTCACATCCTGATACCGCAGCAGCTGTTGGCTTCAAGAAAGTTGCAGCAACACTGCTCGGACAAGTGTATCAGCCCGAAGTGCGCACCATGCACAAGCCCGGCATGATTGATAAGATTATTGAGGGGATTAATCGGATTGGGGCGAAGAAGTAGACATGGTGATCCATAACTACATTTTTATATACGGAATTCTATAACAGAACCATGCCATTGCTTGAAAAGAAAAAAGATCTTGCCCAAACATTGCGTGACAAGGGTTGGGATGACGCCGATATAGAAAAAACACTGCGCATCATGGGCAAGGGCAGTGAACAGACCGGTGATGCTGAACAGAAAACACAGCAAGTTGTGTATTGGATGATTCTGTTGGATTTGGGCATTGGTAACCTTATGGTTTCCTTCGGCCTGATTCCGTTTCTCATGGTGCTCCAGCCAAGTTTTGTGCTCGGCATTATGGTGACGATTGGTTTTGTGCTCGGGCTTTTTTTTAACATGCTGGTGTGGGATTTAGAGCGTGTCAAGACGGAACATCATTTTGCCGCCATGTTTTTCATTCCCGGAACGGCGATAGTGAACATTGCGATTATTGTTATTGTGGCAAACGCAATGTCCTCATTTCTTAAGACGGCAGTGCCGAAAAATCCGTACCTCTTGAGCGGCGCCTATGTCGCTGCATTCATTGTTCCCTATGTCATTGCCTTGGTTCGCGACGGCATGAAAAAACGGCAGGAACAACGACAGCTGGCGCGCGACGCGGAATCACAAAAGAGTATGCACGTGTATGGTGGAGTGGAATAGTTTTATAATAATAGAGAAAAATAAAAAGGGCCGCCAGTGGGAATTGAACCCACTCCAAAAGCTCCACAGGCTTCTATGCGAACCGGTACACTATGGCAGCCATTGAGTAGGGTGTCAATAGGCAGTTCTTATAAATATTGCTGTTACATTCGTTTATATATTCTTGCTCGATGATCAATAAAACGTACCCAGAGCGTATCCGGATTGAACGTAAGGTCGACAAGAACTCGGTAATCACCAATCCGAATTTTGTAGCCGTACGGCGCGGCAGTTAATGGCTCTATGCCTTGACCATTTTCACCAACTTGTTTTAGTTTCAGAACAATGCGGCGGGCAACAAGAGGAGCAAGTTTCTCCAATTGTTTTTCAGATTTTGGATCGTAATGAACATCATACTTCATGCAAACTTCGTCTCCATCTCGGTTTGTGTTTTAAACTGAGAGACGGGACGCTTGCGGGACTCTTGTACCTGCGCAATGACTTCGTCACGAAGCTGGAGCTGGTTCTCTTCAAGAAGTTCTTTAATTTCATCCATCTCCCGCTTGAGCAAGAGCACGTTTTCATTGACCTGTTCGAGGGTTACCTGTTCCATATCAGTCAGAAAGGTGCTGAGGTTTAAAAACTTTACTCGAAAGAATCCAATAGCTTTATAAACAACCTCCTTGTTTATTCAGTAAAAAGCCCGAGTGAACAGCGTATAGGGCTCTCAGAACTTCTATACGCACTGTATTCTGGCTTTCTGACTTTGTGATTGCATGGCAGACCAACCAAAACCTGAACAAAAAGACTTTAACCATTTAGTCCGTATTGCAAATACTGACTTAGATGGCAAGAAGCAGATAGGAATGGCCTTGATGAAAATCAAGGGAGTTGGATTTATGTTCGCCAATGCGCTGTGCAAAATGGCCAACATCAACAATCGCGACCAGGTGGGATATCTTGCACAAACAAAAATTGACCTTCTCGATGAAATTCTTAAAAATCCAACAAAATACGAATGCCCAGCATGGCTCTTCAATCGCCGGAATGATTACGAAACTGGCGTCGACAAGCACCTGGTCAAAAGCGATCTTGATTTCCAAAAAAGCAATGATATCAAACGACTGCGAATGATTCGCAGCTACCGCGGCTCACGCCACGCATCAGGCCTGCCGACCCGCGGCCAGAAAACCCGTTCAAACTTCAGGCGAAATAAAGGAAAAGTCCTCGGCGTCCAGCGCAAGAAACTCGCGCCGGGCAGCGACGAAGCTGCAAAAGGGAAAGATAAAGGAAAAGGTAAGGATAAAAAGTAAACAGGATGTACTATGGGCGACCCGCGACGACTCAAAAAGAAATACCAGAAGCCAAGCCACCCGTGGCAGCTTGACCGGATTGAAGAGGAAAAAATCCTCGTCGATGAATACGGCTTCAAGAACAAGCGGGAACTCTGGAAAATGCGCGCCGTGCTAAAGCACGCCGCAGACGAAGGAAAGCGGCTTATTGTCGCAACCGGCCCGCAGGCAATCAAGGAAGAAAAACAGCTCATTGCGCGGCTGAGCAAATATGGGCTTGTGCCAACAACCGCAACCATTGACAATGTACTTGGCCTCACGCTGAAAGACATCCTCGAACGCCGGCTCCAAACACAGGTGTACAAGAAAGGCCTTGCGCACACGATCAAACAAGCACGCCAACTTATCACCCACAACCATATTCAAGTGGGTGGAAAAACAATCAACGCACCGTCGTATTTAGTCCTGCAAGCAGAGGAAGCAACAATCGTGTTTGACTCGGTTTCATCATTCAACAATCCTGACCATCCGGAACGCACGGTCAAGCCTGCTCCGAAAAAAATCAGAAAAGAAAAGGACGACAAAGGACGAGGCGGCCGTGGACAGCGTGGCGGACAGAGAAAACAGCGCTTCAGCCCCCAAAGAAAATAGAGAAAATAAAAGTACATACGAAGAACACCTAACGATAAGCGATCACGCAGAAAAGGAACACCAATGGAACAAGAAAAAGCACCTGAAAAACCAGCAGCAGAAACCGCAGCTCCAGCTCCGCAGCAAGAGCAACGCGAACAGCGGTATGAGCGGCCTGACCGGGATTACCGGCGAAGCATGCGCTGGGGTGTTGCGCATATTTACTCATCATACAACAACACAATTATTCACGTCACTGACCTCACGGGCAGAGAAACAATTGCCCGCGCATCAGGAGGCATGGTGGTAAAAGCGCACCGGCTCGAAAGCAGCCCAACCGCAGCCATGCTCGCTGCAAAAAAGGCAGCAGACACGGCAATTGAAAAAGGAATTAATGGTATTCACATTAAAATCAAGGCACCCGGCGGCCACAATGGCCCAAACAACCCCGGGCCCGGCGCACAGGCAGCAGTCCGTGCATTGTCCAGAATGGGGTTGCGCATCGGTGTCATCCAAGACGTCACGCCTATTCCTCACGATTCCTGCAGAAAGAAAGGCGGAAAACGGGGACGGAGAGTATAAACATGGAACTCATGCTCTTGAATCAGGAAAAGAAAACCGGCAAGGTTTCGCTGTTAATCAAGGACACGACTCCCGCCCTTACAAATACTATTCGCCGACTGATTGTTAACGAAGTGCCGACCATGGCGATTGACACTGCTGAAATAAAAAAGAACAGCACGGTGTTGTATGATGAAATGGTTGCTCACCGCCTCGGCCTTGTCCCGCTGAAAACTGATTTGAAAAGTTATGAGCTGCCAGAAAAATGCTCATGCAAAAAAGAAGGCTGCGCAAAATGCCGGCTCTTGCTCTCACTTAAAACAAAAGGCAGCGGCTATGTGTACGCTGAACGGCTCG
Protein-coding regions in this window:
- the minD gene encoding cell division ATPase MinD encodes the protein MKTRFILVASGKGGVGKTTASLNIACALAQFGRDVVVVDANMSTPHIGIMLGSPLLENTLNKALRGSRSVRDCAYVHPSGIRIVPSSIALGEYAPEHTKQLRSVLAELAGTAEFVLIDASAGLGPEFRDAVRASDEILVVTSPDLPAVSDALKLIAGAGEQGMPILGVVVNRVGLSETLTLDNIRDLISEPIIGWVPEDRAVRSSLLIKQPVVFSHPDTAAAVGFKKVAATLLGQVYQPEVRTMHKPGMIDKIIEGINRIGAKK
- a CDS encoding type II toxin-antitoxin system RelE/ParE family toxin, encoding MKYDVHYDPKSEKQLEKLAPLVARRIVLKLKQVGENGQGIEPLTAAPYGYKIRIGDYRVLVDLTFNPDTLWVRFIDHRARIYKRM
- a CDS encoding 30S ribosomal protein S11; translation: MRWGVAHIYSSYNNTIIHVTDLTGRETIARASGGMVVKAHRLESSPTAAMLAAKKAADTAIEKGINGIHIKIKAPGGHNGPNNPGPGAQAAVRALSRMGLRIGVIQDVTPIPHDSCRKKGGKRGRRV